The following coding sequences lie in one Arthrobacter sp. PGP41 genomic window:
- a CDS encoding VOC family protein: protein MVSRISELVLNCANPELLAGFWSDVLGYVELGREDGAIEIGPPDAGFGGLQPTIILSPSSNPRTGRLPLHIDVNPIDRDQDAELERLLALGASPADVGQAGDEPWHVLADPEGNEFCLLRKRLDA, encoded by the coding sequence ATGGTCTCCCGTATCAGCGAACTGGTCCTCAACTGCGCCAATCCGGAACTCCTGGCAGGGTTCTGGAGCGATGTCCTCGGCTACGTCGAGCTTGGCCGGGAGGACGGTGCCATCGAGATCGGCCCGCCGGACGCCGGGTTCGGCGGCCTGCAGCCCACCATCATCCTGAGCCCGAGCAGCAACCCGCGGACCGGGCGCCTCCCCCTGCACATCGACGTCAACCCCATCGACCGGGACCAGGACGCCGAGCTGGAACGTCTGCTTGCCCTCGGGGCCAGCCCGGCCGACGTCGGGCAGGCAGGCGACGAGCCATGGCACGTCCTGGCCGATCCCGAGGGCAACGAGTTCTGCCTCCTGCGCAAGCGGCTTGACGCCTGA
- a CDS encoding metallophosphoesterase family protein, whose product MAAIAAAVLTVSTAGCTGPPEPPGPPNGFAPPAPDVRIAAVGDMNDAGNTDPDSPSGRNAAAITQLVQDNQIDAFLGLGDFQYDTAYCDDYVNYWATLWRGTMPKLYWVSAPNHDWEPGRNEDLDNFMNGQCPEAPKKAAINEERGRIENGEAYSKDFGNWHFAFLSSAHWRYNPAQARAITRWLDKDLAAAKAAGKHLAVVHHEPYFTSNTSEHNRAADHKPWIDVMWKHRVRLTLSGSQHNYERSCPVNNRDECVDDGITAGTNASTTG is encoded by the coding sequence GTGGCTGCGATTGCCGCGGCAGTCCTGACGGTCTCCACGGCGGGCTGCACCGGCCCTCCGGAACCCCCCGGGCCTCCCAACGGGTTTGCGCCCCCTGCACCTGATGTCCGGATCGCTGCCGTCGGCGACATGAACGACGCAGGGAACACCGACCCTGACAGCCCGTCCGGCCGGAACGCTGCTGCGATTACCCAACTCGTGCAGGACAACCAGATCGACGCGTTCCTGGGTCTCGGCGATTTCCAGTACGACACCGCTTATTGCGACGACTATGTGAACTACTGGGCGACCCTGTGGCGTGGCACGATGCCCAAGCTGTACTGGGTTTCGGCCCCCAACCATGACTGGGAACCCGGCCGCAATGAGGACCTCGACAACTTCATGAACGGCCAGTGCCCGGAGGCTCCGAAAAAGGCTGCGATCAACGAGGAGCGTGGACGCATCGAGAACGGGGAGGCGTACTCGAAGGACTTCGGGAACTGGCACTTCGCGTTCCTGTCCTCAGCGCACTGGCGGTACAACCCCGCACAGGCCCGGGCGATAACACGATGGCTGGACAAGGACCTCGCCGCTGCGAAGGCGGCTGGGAAGCACCTGGCGGTGGTGCACCACGAGCCCTACTTCACGTCGAACACGTCCGAGCACAACCGGGCTGCTGACCACAAGCCGTGGATCGACGTGATGTGGAAGCACCGGGTGCGCCTGACACTGTCAGGGTCACAACACAACTACGAGCGGTCATGCCCGGTGAACAATAGGGACGAATGCGTCGACGACGGGATAACGGCAGGGACGAATGCGTCGACGACGGGATAA
- a CDS encoding S8 family serine peptidase: MPFPKRLLSALGALAVAAAAVQAAVPAAAAPFTVAPGQQDQGGPERYLISFSPGADVAHEAQALRSQGVAVGKTFSAAVRGAVITATKGQATALARSPRIAAIEVDGPVSLDETQQSPPWGLDRIDQKALPLSGTFTPPSSGAGVNAYVIDTGVLAAHSDFGGRVAAGWTSVADGVGSSDCNGHGTHVAGTIAGRTFGVAKAATIVPVRVLDCEGSGYDSDVVAGLDWIAAHHAAGTPAVANLSLGSGGNSVVDAAVRGVIGDGVTTVVAAGNTGVDSCTRSPARVPEALTVAASDSSDRQAWFSNHGSCVDLYAPGVGIQSAGHTSTTATATLNGTSMAAPHVAGAAAVVLSQNPGQTPAGVSAEITSAAVPDVIAGASPGTPNRLLNTGRDAWLPAPVAAARDFTGDGLADLLARDTDGTLWTYPGTGNGLFGGRIKVGDGWNIMTAISAAGDLTGDGKPDLTARDTSGTLWTYPGTGNGLFGWRIKVGDGWNIMTAISAAGDLTGDGKPDLTARDTSGTLWTYPGTGNGLFGWRIKVGDGWNIMTAISAAGDLTGDGKPDLTARDTSGTLWTYPGTGNGLFGWRIKVGDGWNIMTAISAAGDLTGDGKPDLTARDTGGTLWTYPGTGNGLFGWRIKVGDGWNIMTAIS, from the coding sequence ATGCCATTCCCGAAACGACTCCTGAGCGCGCTTGGCGCCCTCGCGGTTGCAGCCGCTGCAGTGCAGGCAGCCGTGCCCGCTGCTGCAGCGCCCTTCACGGTGGCTCCCGGCCAGCAGGACCAGGGCGGCCCGGAACGGTACCTGATCAGCTTCTCCCCGGGCGCCGACGTCGCCCATGAGGCCCAGGCCCTGCGCTCCCAGGGCGTGGCCGTGGGAAAAACCTTCTCCGCCGCGGTGCGGGGTGCAGTCATCACAGCCACCAAGGGGCAGGCCACTGCCCTCGCCCGCTCTCCCCGGATTGCGGCCATCGAGGTGGACGGGCCCGTTTCGCTGGATGAGACCCAGCAGTCTCCGCCGTGGGGGCTGGACCGGATCGACCAAAAGGCGCTCCCGCTCTCCGGCACGTTCACGCCGCCTTCCTCAGGCGCCGGCGTCAACGCCTATGTCATCGATACCGGCGTGCTGGCTGCCCACTCGGATTTTGGCGGCCGGGTCGCGGCTGGCTGGACTTCCGTCGCGGACGGCGTGGGCAGCAGTGACTGCAACGGACACGGCACGCACGTCGCGGGAACCATCGCCGGCAGGACGTTCGGAGTGGCGAAGGCCGCCACCATCGTTCCGGTCCGCGTCCTCGATTGCGAAGGTTCCGGCTACGATTCGGACGTCGTCGCGGGCCTTGACTGGATTGCTGCGCATCACGCCGCCGGGACGCCCGCCGTCGCAAACCTCAGCCTTGGCAGCGGCGGCAACAGCGTGGTGGACGCGGCGGTCCGGGGCGTCATCGGTGACGGCGTCACGACAGTCGTGGCCGCAGGCAACACGGGAGTGGATTCCTGCACCCGGTCACCCGCACGCGTGCCCGAGGCGCTGACGGTGGCCGCCAGCGATTCCTCGGACCGCCAGGCGTGGTTCTCGAACCACGGCAGCTGTGTTGACCTCTACGCGCCCGGGGTCGGCATCCAGTCAGCCGGGCACACCTCGACGACGGCCACCGCCACTTTGAACGGCACGTCCATGGCAGCCCCGCACGTTGCGGGTGCTGCGGCTGTAGTCCTGTCCCAAAACCCCGGGCAGACGCCGGCAGGAGTTTCCGCGGAAATAACCTCGGCTGCCGTCCCGGATGTTATCGCCGGCGCGTCACCGGGCACCCCGAACCGCCTGCTCAACACGGGCCGTGATGCCTGGCTGCCCGCTCCTGTGGCGGCAGCACGGGACTTTACCGGCGACGGCCTGGCCGACCTGCTGGCCCGGGACACCGACGGCACCCTCTGGACCTATCCCGGCACCGGCAACGGCCTCTTCGGCGGGCGCATCAAAGTCGGCGACGGCTGGAACATCATGACCGCCATCAGCGCCGCCGGCGACCTCACCGGGGACGGCAAACCAGACCTCACCGCACGCGACACCAGCGGCACCCTCTGGACCTACCCCGGCACCGGCAACGGCCTCTTCGGCTGGCGCATCAAAGTCGGCGACGGCTGGAACATCATGACCGCCATCAGCGCCGCCGGCGACCTCACCGGGGACGGCAAACCAGACCTCACCGCACGCGACACCAGCGGCACCCTCTGGACCTACCCCGGCACCGGCAACGGCCTCTTCGGCTGGCGCATCAAAGTCGGCGACGGCTGGAACATCATGACCGCCATCAGCGCCGCCGGCGACCTCACCGGGGACGGCAAACCAGACCTCACCGCACGCGACACCAGCGGCACCCTCTGGACCTACCCCGGCACCGGCAACGGCCTCTTCGGCTGGCGCATCAAAGTCGGCGACGGCTGGAACATCATGACCGCCATCAGCGCCGCCGGTGACCTCACCGGGGACGGCAAACCAGACCTCACCGCACGCGACACCGGCGGCACCCTCTGGACCTACCCCGGCACCGGCAACGGCCTCTTCGGCTGGCGCATCAAAGTCGGCGACGGCTGGAACATCATGACCGCCATCAGCTAG
- a CDS encoding DUF4383 domain-containing protein, whose translation MATHTNTGTATRTNVQKASLAVGAVFLLVGILGFVPGITANFEQLHFAGAHSEAMLLGLFQVSALHNIVHLLFGVAGIVLAKTAGGARSFLLYGGIIYLVLFVYGLVVPQDSAGNFVPLNAFDNGLHLLLGVGMVALALVLTKGHSRTHA comes from the coding sequence ATGGCAACACACACGAACACCGGCACTGCAACCCGCACCAACGTGCAAAAGGCATCACTGGCCGTAGGTGCTGTATTCCTGCTGGTCGGAATCCTGGGATTCGTTCCGGGCATCACGGCCAACTTCGAACAGCTGCACTTCGCCGGCGCGCATTCCGAGGCAATGCTGCTGGGCCTCTTCCAGGTCTCCGCCCTGCACAACATCGTCCACCTGCTCTTCGGCGTTGCCGGCATCGTCCTGGCCAAGACCGCCGGCGGCGCCCGCTCATTCCTGCTCTACGGCGGCATCATCTACCTGGTCCTCTTTGTCTACGGCCTGGTTGTCCCGCAGGATTCGGCCGGCAACTTCGTCCCGCTGAACGCCTTCGACAACGGCCTGCACCTGCTGCTCGGCGTCGGTATGGTGGCCCTGGCCCTGGTCCTCACCAAGGGCCACAGCAGGACCCACGCTTAA
- a CDS encoding DUF4190 domain-containing protein produces the protein MSTPQYQPQYQSYPQPTMQAKTNTLAIAALISSFFVSLLGIILGHIALNQIKTTGEGGRGLAIAALVIGYLSLALAVIIIIVVFASAAAYQG, from the coding sequence ATGAGCACACCTCAGTATCAGCCGCAGTACCAGAGCTACCCGCAGCCAACCATGCAGGCCAAGACCAACACGCTGGCCATTGCAGCGCTGATCTCGTCATTCTTCGTCAGCCTGCTCGGCATCATCCTGGGGCACATCGCCCTGAACCAGATCAAGACCACCGGTGAAGGCGGCCGCGGCCTGGCAATCGCCGCCCTAGTGATCGGCTACTTGTCGCTGGCGCTCGCCGTCATCATCATCATCGTCGTCTTCGCGTCGGCTGCCGCTTACCAGGGCTGA
- a CDS encoding type II toxin-antitoxin system Phd/YefM family antitoxin yields the protein MTTIPHRELRNNSSKILERVKNGETIDVTNNGEVAATLIPPSASPFERLLLAGQVRPAKAGPVDFRSLPRMTSQASTAEILDDLRGDR from the coding sequence ATGACTACTATTCCGCACCGTGAGCTACGCAATAACAGCAGTAAAATCCTTGAGCGCGTCAAGAACGGCGAAACTATCGACGTCACCAACAACGGCGAGGTCGCGGCAACGTTGATCCCTCCTTCGGCGTCTCCCTTTGAACGGCTCCTGCTGGCGGGCCAGGTCCGGCCTGCAAAGGCCGGTCCCGTCGACTTCCGTTCCTTGCCGCGTATGACTTCGCAGGCCAGCACTGCTGAAATTTTGGACGATCTTCGCGGGGACCGTTGA